One genomic segment of Bradyrhizobium diazoefficiens includes these proteins:
- a CDS encoding ABC transporter substrate-binding protein: MNLKHVTGLLCAAAMSLALASVAQAQEKVVKIGVIMPMSGGTASIGAHAKAALDVATDIINNAHPELGNLPLAKNAGLGGLGGAQVEVVIADNQGNPATGQNQALRLITEEKVAAVFGSYQSGVTLTSSAIAEKYGVPFLNSESVAANLTERGFKWFFRTTPIATDFAKIYVDFLADIKAQGARTDSVALVHDNTEYGTSVANTIAGAFKEKGQPIALDVAYPVNATDVQGQVLQLKDKKPDVVIMISYTSDAILFAKTMQSLDYKPAVLLADDAGYSDPSFTKAVGKISQGVFNRSSWVVGPSGSPSAIIADMYKKKCGEEMDDTVARQMQGFFVLADAIDRAGSTEPAKIQAALKATDLKPEQLMIGYKGVKFDDKGQNISASGAIIQLQDGENYVSVWPKANAEKTPVLPYKGW; this comes from the coding sequence TCGGCGTGATCATGCCGATGTCCGGCGGCACCGCCTCGATCGGCGCCCACGCCAAAGCGGCGCTCGATGTCGCCACCGACATCATCAACAACGCCCATCCCGAGCTCGGCAACCTGCCGCTGGCTAAGAATGCCGGTCTTGGCGGCCTCGGCGGCGCCCAAGTCGAGGTGGTCATCGCCGACAATCAGGGCAACCCGGCAACGGGTCAGAACCAGGCGCTGCGCCTGATCACGGAAGAGAAGGTGGCCGCGGTGTTCGGTTCCTATCAGTCCGGCGTGACACTGACCTCGAGCGCGATCGCCGAGAAATACGGCGTACCGTTCCTGAACTCGGAGTCGGTTGCCGCCAATCTCACCGAGCGCGGCTTCAAATGGTTCTTCCGGACCACGCCGATCGCGACCGACTTCGCAAAAATCTATGTCGACTTCCTCGCCGACATCAAGGCTCAGGGCGCCAGGACCGACAGCGTCGCGCTGGTGCATGACAACACCGAATACGGCACCTCGGTCGCGAACACGATCGCTGGCGCCTTCAAGGAGAAGGGCCAGCCGATCGCGCTCGACGTCGCCTATCCCGTCAACGCCACCGACGTGCAGGGCCAGGTGCTCCAGCTCAAGGACAAGAAGCCCGACGTCGTCATCATGATCAGCTACACGTCCGACGCGATCCTGTTCGCCAAGACCATGCAGTCGCTCGACTACAAGCCGGCCGTGCTGCTCGCCGATGACGCCGGCTATTCCGATCCGTCCTTCACGAAAGCGGTCGGCAAGATCTCGCAAGGCGTCTTCAACCGCTCATCCTGGGTGGTGGGTCCGTCGGGCTCGCCGTCCGCCATCATCGCCGACATGTACAAGAAGAAGTGCGGCGAGGAGATGGACGACACGGTCGCGCGCCAGATGCAGGGCTTCTTCGTGCTTGCTGACGCCATCGACCGCGCCGGCTCGACCGAGCCTGCCAAGATCCAGGCCGCGCTGAAGGCGACGGACCTGAAGCCCGAGCAGCTCATGATCGGCTACAAGGGCGTAAAGTTCGATGACAAGGGCCAGAACATCTCCGCCTCCGGCGCCATCATCCAGCTTCAGGATGGCGAGAATTATGTCTCGGTGTGGCCGAAGGCGAATGCCGAGAAGACCCCTGTGCTGCCCTACAAGGGCTGGTGA